The DNA sequence ACGACCGGCCCCGTGGTGACCAACTACAAGTACCATGTCAAGGGCGATCGCATCCGCATCGAGGAGATCAGTGCCCGCGGCGAGGTGCAGGGCATCATGCTGGTGGACACGCGCGACAAGACCGTCACGGCCATCAGCCCCGAGCGCAAGCTTTACATGGACGTGCCCAACATGCGCCTGCCCAAGGATGTGAAGACCGTGGTGCAGAAGACCACCGAGACGATGACCTTCGCCGGCTACACCTGCGAGAAGTGGGTGGTGAAGAGTCAGGCCGAGGATCGTCAACTCACCTACTGGGTGGCGGCCGACCAGTTCAATTTCTTCATCCCCTTGCTGGAGACCCTGAACCGCAAGGATGAGCAGGCCGTGTTCTTCCTGCAGGTGAAGGATTCGAAAGGTGTGTTCCCCATGCTCGGCATCGAGCAGAAGTTGGATGGCGCGGAGATCAGCCGCTTGGAGGTGACCAAGGTGACCAAAGGCGCCCAGAAGCCGGCCCTGTTCGAGATCCCCGGCGGGTACAACAAGTTCGAGCGGAATTAGGCCGCAGTGGTCAAGCGTAGCTCAGCGTCGCGCCCATGGGGGTGACGCTGAGCTTCGCTTTTGCGCCCATTATGAGCGCCCGGTTGTCGGCGACATGCCCGGCCGGGAAGCCAAAGCACACTGGGTAGCCGTAAGGCGCCACCGCCTCGGCGATCATGGCCTCGGCTTCCATGCCGAAGGGGTCCTTGTCATCCTTGTCGCGCATGCCGCTCATGCCCCCCACGATCAAGCCTGCCAGCTCCTTGAACCAGCCGCCGTGCTTCAGGTTCTGCACCATGCGGTCCACATGGTACCGGAGTTCGTCCAGGTCTTCCAGGAAGAGGACCTTGCCCTTGGGGTCGATGTCGAAGGGCGTGCCGCGCAGGGCGTAGAGAATGGAGAGGTTGCCGCCCACAAGTACACCCTCGCACTGGCCAGCGCGCTGAGTATCGAGTGGTGAGTGGTGAGTGGCAGGTCTCGCCGAGTCCACTCGCCACTCACCACTCACCACTCGATACTCCCCCCCGAACAACACCCTCCGCAAACTCTCCCTGCACTCCTCCGTTTTGATCCCGATCGCGAAGGGCATCTGGGCATGCAGGGAAGCTACACCCAGCCCATGCAACGCATTGTGCAACACGGTGATGTCACTGAATCCGATGACCCACTTGGGGTTCCGCTTCAAGGGTGACAGGTCCACCCGGTCCATGATGCGGATGGTGCCGTATCCGCCACGGGCGCACCAGATGGCCCGCACCGCAGGATCCTCTATGGCGGCTTGGAGATCGGCGGCGCGTTCGGCGTCGATGCCCGCCTGCTGGAAGTGTCGGCGGCCAATGCCCGCGCCCAGCTTCACGCGCAGGCCCCAGCTTTCCGCCAGGGCGATGCCGTCGCGCAATTCATCCCTGGAGATGGCACGGGCCGTGGGGATGATGGCGATGGTGTCGCCGGGCCGGAGGGAGGGAGGGATGATGACCATGGGGCGAAGAAAGGTGCTTCCCGCCCACAAGGCCACCACGCGGTCGTCATCGTTCCACCACCAGTCTGTGTGTGACGGCATGCCCGCCATGCAGCACGTTGACCAGATACGCGCCTGGTGCCAGGGATGTGAGGGGGATCTCCATCCGATCCTGCGCCGCACGCTGTTCCAACATCACCCTGCCTGTCACGTCCAGCATGCGCACCACGGCACCCACGGGAACGTCGCGAAGGCTTGCCACCTCGGAAGCCGGGTTGGGGAACACGCCGAAGATGAAAGGGGCCTCCTGCTCGCCCACGGATGCGCCTGTGGCATCACCATTCAAGCGGATGATGTATTGGTTGGTGGGGAAGCCGTCGCCCAGGGTCAAGCCCTGTCCCTGGTAGGAAGCGTTCTGCGTCACCACCAGGATCCTCCCATCTGCCTGCAGGGCGCAGTGATAGGCCAGCGGGGCGTTGCCGAAGCCATTGGCCGTGTCGAAGGTGCTGTCCAGCGTGCCATCCGCGTTGAGGCGCATCACACCGGATATGGAAGTGACCCCATCGTATGCGTTCAGGAAGTAGCCCGTCACGATGATCTTGCCGTCGCTCTGGATGGCCACACCGGTGGGGTATACGCCGCTGATCTGCGAGTTGGTGGCCGCATGGAAGCTCACATCCGGCGTGAGGTCCGCGTTGTAACGCATGATCTTCACGATGCTGGAGGTCTGAAGCCCGGCCACCACGATCTTGCCATCGGGCTGGATGGCCGTGCGCGGGTGGACGTCGTCGAAAATATTGGAGCTGTGGATATAGCCGGTATGCACGAACGACTCGTCCCGCGAGCCGTCGGAGTTCAGCACGGCAAGGCCTCCGGGCCAGTTGTTGAAGCGGCCTGCCACCAGGATCTTCCCATTGGGCAGAACCTTGATATCCCTGATGTTCGTCGGTGCCTGACCGGCATTGAAGGTCCCATCCACCGCGCCATCCGGAAGCAGGCGGCTGATGCCCGTGCCATGGGTCCCGGTGCCGTAAGCCCCGGCGATCAGGATCTTCCCGTCCGGCTGCAACGCGATGGCGTTGATCGTGGGGTTGTTCTCAAAGCCCGCGTTGAAGCTCATGTCCTGGCTGCCATCGTTGTTCAAACGGATGATGCCGCGCTGGTTCACACCGTTGGAGAAGTCCGTGAACTGGCCACCGACCAGGTATTTGCCATCGGACAACTCCACGGCCGATCGGATACGCAGATAGTAGTCCTGGTCGAAGTCGGGCCCGTCGAAGGTGTTGTCCCAGGAACCATTGGCATTCAGGCGTACCACACCGCTCATGGTGGTATGGAGCGGGTCGTGCAACGAACCGAAGAAGAGGATCCTACCATCGGAAAGCGGCAGTACCCTGGTCAGCGGGAATTCGTTCGGGCTGAAGCTCAGCGCGCCAGCGCCGGACAGGTCCAGCACGAAACTTTCGTCGCGATGGGTGTTGGGGGTTTGAGCGTGGGAGAGCAGGGGTAGCGCGAGCAGGCTGCCAAGGAGCAGTGCGTTCTTCATGGTCATGTTGTCCTCGGCAAAGGTCCCTGGAGGCCATGGGCGCAGCATACGGTGATCGCCGTAGCGCGCTACGGCGATCACCGCCATTCACCCGCTCTTCCAAGCGTACTCAGAAGCGTGCCACCAATCCACCCTGCACCACGCTCTTGGCACCGCCCACCTCGGCATAGACGCCTATGTTGCTGGCCAGGAAGTATCGCGCGCCCAGCGTGAACTCGAAGCCGAAGGGCATCAAGCTCTTCAGTTCCACGCCGCTGCCACCATGGGGCCCCGTGGAACTCAATTCCCAGTTGGCGTCGCGGTAGCCCAGCCCGAAACCGAAGTAGGGGTCGAAGCGATCGCTGTTGCCGAAGTGGTAGTTCAGGCGGGCCAGGG is a window from the Flavobacteriales bacterium genome containing:
- a CDS encoding DUF4412 domain-containing protein; this encodes MRTFPRLACISALLSLSLMSPLMAQAFEGIIEFTKTTGPVVTNYKYHVKGDRIRIEEISARGEVQGIMLVDTRDKTVTAISPERKLYMDVPNMRLPKDVKTVVQKTTETMTFAGYTCEKWVVKSQAEDRQLTYWVAADQFNFFIPLLETLNRKDEQAVFFLQVKDSKGVFPMLGIEQKLDGAEISRLEVTKVTKGAQKPALFEIPGGYNKFERN
- a CDS encoding LD-carboxypeptidase, with the protein product MVIIPPSLRPGDTIAIIPTARAISRDELRDGIALAESWGLRVKLGAGIGRRHFQQAGIDAERAADLQAAIEDPAVRAIWCARGGYGTIRIMDRVDLSPLKRNPKWVIGFSDITVLHNALHGLGVASLHAQMPFAIGIKTEECRESLRRVLFGGEYRVVSGEWRVDSARPATHHSPLDTQRAGQCEGVLVGGNLSILYALRGTPFDIDPKGKVLFLEDLDELRYHVDRMVQNLKHGGWFKELAGLIVGGMSGMRDKDDKDPFGMEAEAMIAEAVAPYGYPVCFGFPAGHVADNRALIMGAKAKLSVTPMGATLSYA
- a CDS encoding T9SS type A sorting domain-containing protein, encoding MTMKNALLLGSLLALPLLSHAQTPNTHRDESFVLDLSGAGALSFSPNEFPLTRVLPLSDGRILFFGSLHDPLHTTMSGVVRLNANGSWDNTFDGPDFDQDYYLRIRSAVELSDGKYLVGGQFTDFSNGVNQRGIIRLNNDGSQDMSFNAGFENNPTINAIALQPDGKILIAGAYGTGTHGTGISRLLPDGAVDGTFNAGQAPTNIRDIKVLPNGKILVAGRFNNWPGGLAVLNSDGSRDESFVHTGYIHSSNIFDDVHPRTAIQPDGKIVVAGLQTSSIVKIMRYNADLTPDVSFHAATNSQISGVYPTGVAIQSDGKIIVTGYFLNAYDGVTSISGVMRLNADGTLDSTFDTANGFGNAPLAYHCALQADGRILVVTQNASYQGQGLTLGDGFPTNQYIIRLNGDATGASVGEQEAPFIFGVFPNPASEVASLRDVPVGAVVRMLDVTGRVMLEQRAAQDRMEIPLTSLAPGAYLVNVLHGGHAVTHRLVVER